One Pseudorasbora parva isolate DD20220531a chromosome 8, ASM2467924v1, whole genome shotgun sequence DNA window includes the following coding sequences:
- the LOC137084494 gene encoding uncharacterized protein: MSWSPGEEMLSETSEEEPEELESLSDPNAVDKFIVCQRQLMSLFTVCPACSLLAKPRKGASKHACLQPFTQWCHPLLRLHGYSDNQDAEAVWTAVHKSWHFFPPSALLHYPYHRAGLRDEQRGIIRELKETGGGLILSGDCRSDSPGHCAKYGSYSLIEDRINKVLDVQLVQSSEVPSSSWCELEGLKRSMQFLMDQDMQVSALITDRNRQVAKWVREKMCSKGTRHFFDVWHIGKSVQKALDAAAKERDCEDLKLWSPAIINHLYWTAASTPTGDPDEMQAKWQSMINHVQDIHEHSTPAFNKCSHPPLEGEARNKEWLEPGTT; encoded by the exons ATGTCATGGAGTCCAGGGGAAGAGATGTTGAGCGAGACCTCTGAGGAGGAACCAGAAGAGCTGGAATCTCTAAGTGACCCAAA TGCTGTTGACAAGTTCATCGTTTGCCAGAGGCAGTTGATGTCCTTGTTCACGGTTTGCCCTGCATGCT CGTTACTGGCAAAACCAAGAAAAGGTGCATCGAAACATGCCTGCCTGCAACCTTTTACTCAGTGGTGCCATCCACTTCTCAGGTTGCATGGCTACTCAGACAATCAGGATGCTGAAGCTGTTTGGACTGCAGTGCATAAGTCCTGGCACTTTTTTCCGCCATCAGCGCTATTACACTATCCCTACCATCGTGCAGGCCTGAGGGATGAGCAGAGGGGGATCATCAGAGAGTTGAAGGAGACTGGGGGTGGATTGATCTTGTCTGGTGACTGCAG ATCAGATTCTCCTGGACACTGTGCCAAATATGGTAGCTACTCCTTGATTGAGGATCGAATTAACAAAGTTTTGGATGTTCAGCTTGTCCAA AGCTCAGAAGTCCCAAGCAGCTCTTGGTGTGAGCTAGAGGGTCTAAAGCGGAGTATGCAGTTCCTGATGGACCAAGACATGCAAGTGTCTGCTCTGATAACAGACAGAAATCGGCAG GTGGCCAAGTGGGTACGTGAGAAAATGTGTTCAAAAGGAACAAGGCATTTCTTTGATGTCTGGCATATTGGGAAAA GTGTACAGAAAGCACTGGATGCTGCTGCAAAAGAGAGGGACTGTGAGGATCTGAAGCTGTGGAGTCCAGCCATCATCAACCATCTCTACTGGACTGCAGCATCCACCCCTACAGGAGATCCAGATGAGATGCAGGCAAAATGGCAGAGTATGATAAATCATGTACAGGACATACATGAACACAGCACTCCTGCATTTAACAAGTGCTCACATCCACCGTTGGAAGGAGAGGCGAGAAACAAGGAGTGGCTAGAACCAGGTACAACATAA